A genomic region of Haladaptatus sp. R4 contains the following coding sequences:
- a CDS encoding ABC transporter ATP-binding protein: protein MTDTLLHIDNLKTQFFTEEGVVRAVDGISFDVKEGEIVGLVGESGAGKSVAAQSILRLVESPGEIVGGEVRFRDELLFGVEEGPDGEMREREEMLSNEEMRKRIRGTEIAIIFQDPMESLNPVFTVGSQLREFIEINRDLSKSDAKEEAISMLREVGIPEPVERYDNYPHQFSGGMRQRVLIAMALACEPSLIIADEPTTALDVTVEGQILSLVNDLQAKYDTSFIWVTHDMGVVAELCDRVNVMYLGEIVEQATVDDLFHDTKHPYTRALLDSMPRPDQTVDELTPIRGVMPEAIDPPRGCRFHTRCPDAREVCTQVHPECKELAEAGERSHKAACVKHDAFDVGYEFSDPIEIRATTGITDDIVTDAQGDD, encoded by the coding sequence ATGACTGATACACTGTTACACATCGATAACCTGAAGACACAGTTCTTCACCGAGGAGGGCGTCGTCCGTGCGGTGGACGGCATCTCCTTCGACGTAAAGGAGGGCGAAATCGTCGGTCTCGTGGGCGAATCCGGGGCCGGGAAGAGCGTCGCCGCACAGAGCATCCTCCGACTAGTGGAATCGCCGGGCGAAATCGTCGGCGGGGAAGTCCGCTTCCGGGACGAACTGCTGTTCGGCGTCGAGGAGGGACCGGATGGCGAGATGCGGGAACGCGAGGAGATGCTGTCGAACGAAGAGATGCGGAAGCGAATTCGCGGCACCGAAATCGCCATCATCTTCCAGGACCCGATGGAGAGCCTGAATCCCGTCTTCACCGTCGGGAGCCAACTCCGGGAGTTCATCGAAATCAACCGGGACCTCTCCAAATCGGACGCCAAAGAGGAGGCTATCAGCATGCTTCGGGAAGTGGGCATCCCGGAGCCAGTCGAACGCTACGACAACTATCCGCACCAGTTCTCGGGTGGGATGCGCCAGCGCGTGCTCATCGCGATGGCGCTCGCGTGCGAACCGAGCCTGATCATCGCCGACGAACCGACGACGGCGCTGGACGTGACCGTCGAGGGCCAGATTCTCTCGTTGGTCAACGACCTGCAGGCCAAATACGACACGAGTTTCATCTGGGTGACTCACGACATGGGCGTCGTCGCGGAGTTGTGCGACCGGGTGAACGTGATGTACCTCGGAGAAATCGTCGAGCAGGCCACCGTGGACGACTTGTTCCACGACACCAAACATCCCTACACGCGGGCGCTGTTGGATTCGATGCCGCGTCCCGACCAGACCGTCGATGAACTGACGCCGATTCGGGGCGTCATGCCGGAAGCCATCGACCCGCCTCGTGGCTGTCGATTCCACACGCGCTGTCCGGACGCCCGCGAGGTCTGCACCCAAGTCCATCCGGAGTGCAAGGAACTCGCGGAGGCGGGCGAACGCTCGCACAAGGCGGCCTGCGTGAAACACGACGCGTTCGACGTGGGCTACGAGTTCAGCGACCCCATCGAGATTCGAGCCACG
- a CDS encoding ABC transporter permease: protein MGILRYTIRRLLQAIPVLLGIVTITFLLTNAIPGDPVQIMLGPSPSAEMVDQIRAQYGLNQPLPVRYVNYLTSVAQGNLGESIYYRTPVTTKIMQRLPVTLLLMLSSFIFALVVAIPLGIISAKRRNKPTDHVTRIVALIGVSTPDFWIGLMLIIVFAYYLGWFPATGLVEPWQKPSAVEGASTQLGVFWQTFMHLLLPAITLGTLQMAAIMRIERSSMLEVLQQEYVKLARAYGVAERKIVRKHAFRNAQLPVITVVGLQLTAALGGAVLTETVFNINGMGRLIITAINNQDYPLVMGTTIFFGLTFVVGVVITDISYAYIDPRVSYDEVD, encoded by the coding sequence ATGGGAATCCTTCGCTATACGATTCGACGCTTACTACAGGCCATTCCGGTACTGCTCGGCATCGTGACGATCACGTTCCTTTTGACGAACGCGATTCCGGGCGACCCCGTTCAGATCATGCTCGGGCCATCGCCGAGCGCCGAGATGGTCGACCAGATACGCGCCCAGTACGGATTGAACCAGCCGCTTCCGGTGCGTTACGTCAACTACCTCACCTCCGTCGCACAGGGGAACCTCGGCGAGAGCATCTACTACCGAACTCCGGTGACGACGAAGATAATGCAGCGGCTTCCGGTGACGCTTCTGCTCATGTTGTCGAGCTTCATCTTCGCGCTGGTCGTGGCGATTCCGCTCGGCATCATCTCCGCGAAACGGCGCAACAAGCCGACCGACCACGTCACGCGCATCGTTGCGCTCATCGGCGTCAGCACGCCCGACTTCTGGATCGGCCTGATGCTCATCATCGTCTTCGCCTATTACCTCGGTTGGTTCCCGGCAACGGGGCTGGTCGAACCGTGGCAGAAACCGAGCGCGGTCGAGGGTGCGTCTACGCAACTCGGCGTCTTCTGGCAGACGTTCATGCACCTGTTGCTCCCGGCGATAACGCTCGGCACGCTCCAAATGGCCGCGATCATGCGTATCGAGCGCTCCTCGATGCTCGAAGTGCTCCAACAGGAGTACGTGAAGCTGGCGCGCGCCTACGGCGTCGCGGAACGAAAGATCGTGCGAAAACACGCGTTTCGGAACGCCCAACTGCCGGTCATCACGGTCGTCGGGTTGCAACTCACCGCCGCGCTCGGCGGGGCGGTGCTGACCGAGACGGTGTTCAACATCAACGGAATGGGACGGCTCATCATCACGGCGATCAACAATCAGGACTACCCGCTGGTCATGGGAACGACGATCTTCTTCGGCTTGACGTTCGTCGTCGGCGTCGTCATTACCGACATTTCCTACGCGTACATCGACCCGCGAGTGAGTTACGACGAGGTGGACTAA
- a CDS encoding ABC transporter permease: MGTGEANSTDVRNANATDRGEAKVEANVGWRYALEQVRRDTTARIGLYIIGFIVVLAVFAWIDAKLFDYAIVSSFWHNPVNDPTNAKILRPPAMTSNTFGKGLWEYPLGTDHRGRDILVRLVYGSRIAMQVGIISTGFGLICGTILGAVAGYHGGWIDDVLMRLAETLYAIPFLVLVIAFMAAFGRDLTFAMIGVGITTIPVFARLIRSRVVSVREEEYIEAARAAGVRDRNIILRHVIPNSFAPVLVQATLQVGISILIVAGLSFLGFGAQPPTPSWGQMLSQSRGYMLPDPWFSLWPGLAILVTVMGFNLLGDGLRDALDPRINN; the protein is encoded by the coding sequence ATGGGAACTGGAGAAGCAAATTCGACGGACGTTCGAAACGCCAACGCGACCGACCGAGGGGAAGCGAAAGTCGAGGCAAACGTCGGATGGCGCTATGCGCTCGAACAGGTCCGGCGGGACACCACCGCGAGGATCGGCCTCTACATCATTGGGTTCATCGTCGTCCTCGCGGTGTTCGCGTGGATCGACGCGAAACTGTTCGACTACGCCATCGTGAGCAGTTTCTGGCACAACCCGGTGAACGATCCGACGAACGCCAAGATCCTGCGCCCTCCGGCGATGACGAGCAACACGTTCGGGAAGGGGCTGTGGGAGTACCCGCTCGGGACGGACCACCGCGGCCGGGACATCCTCGTTCGACTCGTCTACGGTTCGCGCATCGCCATGCAGGTCGGCATCATCTCGACCGGTTTCGGACTCATCTGCGGGACGATACTCGGCGCGGTCGCGGGGTATCACGGCGGATGGATCGACGACGTACTGATGCGGCTGGCTGAAACGCTGTACGCGATTCCGTTCCTCGTGCTGGTCATCGCGTTCATGGCCGCGTTCGGCCGCGACCTGACCTTCGCGATGATCGGTGTTGGCATCACCACGATTCCCGTCTTCGCCCGCCTCATCCGTTCGCGGGTCGTGAGTGTGCGCGAGGAAGAATACATCGAAGCGGCGAGGGCGGCGGGAGTGCGCGACCGGAATATCATCCTGCGTCACGTCATCCCGAACAGCTTCGCGCCGGTTCTCGTCCAAGCTACGTTGCAGGTCGGCATCAGCATCCTCATCGTCGCTGGCCTCTCGTTCCTCGGGTTCGGGGCACAGCCACCGACGCCCTCGTGGGGACAGATGCTCAGCCAATCTCGGGGTTACATGCTACCCGACCCGTGGTTCAGCCTCTGGCCGGGACTGGCCATCCTCGTCACCGTGATGGGGTTCAACCTGCTCGGCGACGGCCTGCGGGACGCACTCGACCCGCGAATCAACAACTGA